TTGCCATAAAATTCACCACCTCTATCTGACCTAATGATTTTCACCTTTCTATCTGATTTTCTCTCAACTTCAGTAATGAATACTTGTACATCATCCACAGATTGAGACTTTTCATGCAATAGATAGAAATAACAATAACGTGAATAATCATCGATAAAAGTAATGAAGTGCTTTTCACCTCCAAAAGTTGTAACGTCAAAACGTCCACAAATATCTGTATGTATGATTTCAAGAAGCTGTGTACTTCTTGTGTCTCCTCTTTTAGTGTGTTTAGTTTGCTTACCCTTAATGCAATCTACACACTCTTTACCGTTGGTAAAATCAAGATTCGGTACGACTCCATCTTTTACCAATCTTTTAATTCTTTCACTAGAAATGTGTCCTAGTCTTTTATGCCACAAGAAATATGAATCATTCGAACATGCTTTAGTTTTACATTTATCTTGCAGGGTGAGATgtgtttcataattttgatcAGACAAATTTAATTTGTAAAGACCATTAACTAATATTCCAGAACCAATTTTATTAGAGTTCCGAAATAAATTGAAACAACCATCTCCTTGAGAAGACTTAAAACCAGCCAAATCAAGTTTGCTTACTGAAACTAAATTACGGGAAATAGATGGAACATAAAGAGTCTGAAATAAATCCAAACAAAATCCACTATCTAAAATGAGACGATAAGTGCCAATAGCTTCAACTGGCGCTTTGTCTCGATTCCCCATAAGTATATAGTTTTCACTTGGATTTATGGTCTGGGTTGTAAGGAATCCCTGCAAGGAATTAGTTACATGTACATTAGCACCACTATCAATCCACCAAGTATCAGAAGAAACATGAGCAAAGTTAGATTCGAAAAAGCTTACTAAACCCATATGATTACATTTCTTTTCAAACCATTCTTTTCTTTTAGGGCAATCTTTCTGAAAGTGTCCAGACTTTTTGCAAAAGTTGCATCAGTCATCTTTTCTTGTCTTCTTCTCATTGACTTGATTAGAATCATTCATCCTGGGTGGTGCTCTTTTATGACTTGGTTGATGTCTTTTCCCAGCTTTAGGTCCAGCTCCTTGGACATAGTGGGCAACCTTAATACCTTCACGACCAAGCCTTGATTCCTCTTGGACCTGTTTGTTAGCCAATTCAATCGACGTCCACTTTTCAACAATGGCGTTGTAATTGATTTGGAATGGTCCATACTGAGGAGGTAAAGAGTTTAGGATAAACTGGACAAGAAATGAATCATCCACACTCATTCCTAAACCCTTTAACTTTACCGCAAGATTGGTCATTTCAATGCAATGTTCATGCATAGACCTTGTGCCATCATGTTTCAAGGTTGTAAGATCTGCCATAAGTTTTCCAGCAAGGGATTTGTCTGCAGTCGTAAACCGTTCTTCTATAGCCGCTAGATAAGCTTTAGCTTTCTCTGCAACTGGAAGGGAAGTTATGATGTTGCTAGCTATTGTCATCCTTAAGAACATGATGCTCAATCTGTTAGCTTTCTCCCACGCTTTATGGAAAGCCTTTTCTTCCTCAATACTTTCATTAGTGAGTTGGCTAGGCTCTTCTTCACGAAGTGCCAAGTCCAAATCTAGTACATCTAATGTGAACTCAACTTTCTCTTTCCATTCGGAGAAGTTGGTTCCAATGAGGATGGGGACAGAAGAGACCATAGATGACAAACTGGCGGAAGAAGTTGCTGCATTTTAGAGATAGAACAAGTATTAATTAGGCTTCATAACTTAATCAACACGAAAAAATTGAATGTATATGACAATAAATTATAATGTTCCTGTGGGAATCACTTAATCTTATATAAGGTCACAGATTCATGAAACTTTATTGAATGATGTACCGAATTAATCAAACTAAGTTATCTGTGGATATCCTTAGCTTTCACGATAACAATCATTCCATTATTGAGTGATGTATTGAATTACTCAAACCAAATCATTTGTGGATGTCTTTAGTTTACACAATACATACGCTCTTAAGTAATTAATCAATTCTCATGATTATAGTCTACCTGTGGGTAACTAAATAATTCATAAGAAGATCAAAAACTTGGCTTAAATAGTGATTTTTAGTTGCAACTATTAAGGTAAAGTCACTGTGGTGATATCTAAACCCTAATAAGCACTTTAtgtgaaataatattttgtactaattgtgttttatatgatataaattatttctaTACGGATTATGAATAGAAAAGCTTATAACTTTAAGTACAAAATCGGTTTTGTACGAATTCTGTGCAAAACGATTCTGCAGTATATACAAAACACGCTGTACTAATTATGCACAGACCAATTATTATTATCAATTTTGCACAAAAACTTCACGAATCATTATTTACAGGATATGTCTTTGGAAACCCTAATTTACATAATCCCGAAATTTGCACGGAAAAtggtttgcaaaaaaaaaaaaaactctaattcGCAGAACACCGTTTTTGCACGGATTCTGTACTGCGAAAATTATAATTCGGGTATGCACAATCTATGCATGAttcttttaaaaagataattataatCCCTAGATGCACAAACTATGCACGATTCTCTTAAACaggaaaataattatttcagaTGCACAGAGTTCGCacgattttataatatatttctcATATCGCACTAACTTTGCACAGATACGAAAATTAAACCCTTAATCAGATCTAGAAATCACAATACTCAGATCTATCAGTTTCAGTTATCTAGCTCATAGATCTATTATTCTTAATGGATTAAACAGATGTTcataaccatgctctgataccatatgtaAGTTAAATTTACATGAACCCTAAGATCTTTAAACATCTAGGTTAATCACATAATAGAATCATATGAATGTTTATAGAGTTACCTGGATTCATTTTGCATGAGAGATCTTCATGAATGCATTGAATCCTGAATGGAAGATAAACAGCTCAATCTCTTCTTAAGAACTCTTAGGTTTCTCTCGCATCGCCTATAACGTTAGTTGTTGCTTTTAGGATATCTTTATGATAGTCTAAAGATATGTATTTATAGGTGGAGAGAGGACCTAATTCTTCTTTAGGATTTCCTTTAGATTAATTTCAACCGTCCATCAAGGTAGAGATAAATTATGAATTACTCCTTTATTTCCAATTTCATTGGTCACCAAATATATTAAGAAATAGCAATATTCCAATAGAAAACGGATAACTATAAGACCATATAATAGGGAAAGGAAATATTTCTTACAGTTCATAACTAATTGGATCATTACCTGCTATTTTCGTGGCTAAAACTCATTTTAGAAACAAAGAAACGATGACAAAATACAAGTATTTACATGAGATTTGTGGAATAGAAAGAGCTTGAGATGGTTTATTTAGATTGTGCAATTGCGTAACATATTTTTATGCAAATCCGAGGGCTTAGCCTTTAGATGCCCACAATCAAATTATTCCATCAAGAATATATAGTAACTGAAAGACAACTTACTTTGGCCTTAGGGGCTGTAGGGTACATGATCCATCCAAATAAGAATGCTATTTTTTCGCTTTTAAGGAATGGCAACATCATCAATATTTTGAAATGAAATACATCTGAATCAATTGAACAAGGATAAATAATAAGGTTCAAATCATGGCTTCTTATCCGTAAAAccacatatgtttaatgttatAAAGTAGCTTCAAATTTATGTAGCTTTATTTTCCAAAGTCAGTCTACCATTAAACACACATATATGTGTGTTGTGAACAAACTGTCAACCACTATACAATGTTTAAGTTGGATCACGGCCCATAGGGCCTAATACCCCTCCCTCCCCCCTCCCTTTTCATGGAGTATGTATGTAGATTTCGAATATCAGTTTGCCAAGAAAGTCTCAAATTCTTTGTGCCGCAAATCTTTTGTGAGGATGTCCACTAATTGAGACTTTGTGAAGTGACGTGTTATGTTAAAATCGTTCCACGAATGATTTCATCACGAATGAAGTGACATATCTTACCCACATGTTTGGTTCTTGCATAGAACACTGGATTCTGAGCTAGCTAAATGGTCGATAAACTATCCGAATGTATCACTTTTTAGGTAGAACAATCAATTCAAACAGCTGGAAGAAGTTGACAAAGCTAAAGAATCTCTTGAACTGTATATTTCACCTCTACTAATGATCTAGAGACAACATCATGCTTTTTAGTTTTCCAAGAGATGGGAGAATCTCTAAGTTGTATGAACCAGCCGGTCAGAGAATCGTTAGTGATAAAACATGATGCCCAATCCGAGTCACACCATGCAGTCAGAGATAAGGACGTGTTGGCTTTGAGCAGAATACCCTGACCTGGGCTGTTTTCAAATACTATGAACTGGGCTATTTTTCAAATATCCTGACCTGGACTGTTTTTCAAATACCGAACTACCCTCAATGCAGCTTCCCTATGTTCTGGTTTTGGATCACTCATGAACTGGGAAAGAATGTGTATGGCGTATAAGGGTTCTAGTCTTGTAACACCGAGATATATAATTTGCCCACAAGTCAACGATATTTGAAAGGGTTTGGTATCGTTGGTCCATTAAACAATGCAAGTTTGTGATTATGTTCTAATAGAAATGCAACTGGCTTGACTCCAAGTAGTCCTACCTCAGAGATGATGTCAAGAGCATACTTTCGCTGACATAATTACATACCGGTAGGATTGCGAGCTACTTATATCcccaaaaatatttgagaacCGTAAGATCCTTCATGTGAAAGCAAGAGTTCATATAGTGTTTGAAATTTGGAATAATGCTCAGGGAACTACCTATAATAATCAGATCATCAACGTAGACCAAAACATGTAGTCTTTATCCATTGATGTCCATAGTTAAGAGCGAGTAGTCTGATGTCTCTTTGTGGAAACCATTTTTATTCAGAGATTTCCCAAGCTTTACAAACCAACAATGAGGGCCTGCTTTAGGCCGTAGAGTGATTTGCGTAATATACTCTgccttttcttttttcatttatctTGAAACCTGAAGGATATTGCATGTAGAATTCTTCATCGAGATCTTCAGAACGCATTGTTGGCATCCATTTGGTTAACTTTCCAATATCTAGAGACCGCTTGTTCCAAGAATACTTGTACTGTGACCATCTTGGCAAAAGAAGCAAATGTTTCGTCGTAGTCGACACCTTCAGTTTGATTATTTCCGAGTACTACTATACGAGATTTGCGTTATTCCAATCCCATATGCTCTGAATATGAGTCGGAAGCCCCATTTACATCCCAAGGCAGTTTTCCCCAGTGGTAATTCCTCCATTGTCCATGTTCCATTTTCATTCAAAGCAATGATTTCATCATCCACTAAAATTCTCCAATTCTCGTATACCATAGCCTTTTTGGATGAAGTAGGTCCGATATTAGTTGTGATAACGAGGATATATATCTGATAATTCTCAAAGAACCGAGCACTGGATATATAATTGTCCAATAGATATAGTGTACTCGATGGAGAAGGCGAGTGAACGATAGTGGCAACGTAATCAGCTAATTTTTTTGGTGCTATACATTGGCGATGACCACGGCCTAAGATTTCAGGTTGTGGTAGTTCCTCAATTTCTTCTGAGCTAAGTTCAAGCTTTTCAAGTGTTTCTCATGCAGTGGCTTGTTTTTCGATGGCTGATGGTATGGTCGCAAGCTCATTGTTTGTGGATTCTACCAAAGACTGATACAATGTAGGATCAGTTTCCAAGTGTtctataaaaaatgataatggAGGAGTTGAAGGCTGTGTGTTTTCTGGTGCCACATCAGTAATCTTAACTACTTCTGTAAAATTGGAATCCTCTGTTACAATAGGCAAATTTTCAGAGATAGGAGACTCATCATTATGTGGAGTAATCGATACTTGGAGGCGAAGATCCGACTTTATCTTTAGCATACGGAAACTCTGTTTCCCAAAAGATAACATCTTGAGATATCAAAACTACACCAGTCTCAAGATTATAATTAAACCATCATTTCTTACCAGGTGGATAACCAAGTAAGATGTTACAGCGGTGGTGAGTTGTTGTAGAGGATTTCAAAAGGTGATTTTCCATTAATAACCTTGCTGGGAATATGATTTATCAAGTATCCAGGAGTGAGAGCAAAATAACCCCATAATTCAGTAGGGAGATTGGCTTGAAAACAAAGAGAGCGTGCAACGTTCAGTATGTGATGGTGCTTACGTTCTACTCATCCGTTCTGTTGCGAAGTTCCAACACATGAGGTTTCATGCACAATTCCATGTTGTTGAAAGAACTCTGATAAGCAGATAAACTCATTATCATTATCACTTCTAATGATTTTAACTTGCCGAGAAAATTTTCTTTCCACTAATGCAATGAATTTTTCAAACTGTATAGGAGCAAAGTGTTTAGATGGTAGTAAATAGATCCAGAGAGCACGAGAATAGTCATCCAagcttgttaaaaaaaaattggaaccaTAGATAGCAGGAGTGCGGTAGGGACCCAAAAGATCACAATGAACCAATTCAAAAAccattttgttttattagtaCTCAAAGGAAAAAGGTCTCGAGTATGTTTGGCACGGATACAAGCATCACAACTTTATTATCAAGAACACTACTACTGCCTAAATCCGATAACTTCAATGACCTTAAaacttgagaagatggatgaccAAGGCTGCAGTACCACACATTGATTGAGGTTGAGCTGACATCGTGAACCGTGGGCAAAGTGTTCTATCTCTTTGAAGAAATAAAGTCCATTATCCTCCTTACCCGCTCCAATCAGCATCGTTGTGATGTGGTTCTTAATAATACAAAGACGATGGGTAATCTGGAAAATGCATCGAGTTTCTTTTTTCGATTGAGAAACTGAAATCAGATGAAAGTGTAATCCATCTACAAACAATACATTTTTCAGCTCAAAACGTAGACCCAATATTGTCTTTCCAGTTTTTGTGGAGACTGTGAAACGTCCATCATGAGTTTAATAACCATATGAGTCATCTTAAAAACATCAACCCAAAAATCCATGGTTCCAATCATATGATTTACAGCACCAATATCAATAATCCAAGGTTCGATAGAGGACTTACCAGAGAACTGAGAGTTGGAACCGGAGGTGCGTTCATTGAGCATTAAGACCATACAATCCACTGTTTGTCAC
This region of Brassica napus cultivar Da-Ae chromosome C5, Da-Ae, whole genome shotgun sequence genomic DNA includes:
- the LOC111205578 gene encoding uncharacterized protein LOC111205578; the protein is MVSSVPILIGTNFSEWKEKVEFTLDVLDLDLALREEEPSQLTNESIEEEKAFHKAWEKANRLSIMFLRMTIASNIITSLPVAEKAKAYLAAIEERFTTADKSLAGKLMADLTTLKHDGTRSMHEHCIEMTNLAVKLKGLGMSVDDSFLVQFILNSLPPQYGPFQINYNAIVEKWTSIELANKQVQEESRLGREGIKVAHYVQGAGPKAGKRHQPSHKRAPPRMNDSNQVNEKKTRKDD